From Pseudovibrio sp. Tun.PSC04-5.I4, a single genomic window includes:
- the argH gene encoding argininosuccinate lyase gives MSNRMWGGRFAEGPDAIMEEINASIDFDRKLYRQDIAGSKAHVSMLAAQGIVSGEDAEKIAQGLDTILSEIEGGTFTFSRALEDIHMNIESRLAELIGPTAGRLHTARSRNDQVATDFRLWVRDSLDDLEGQVTDLMLALAEKAEEHAAVVMPGFTHLQTAQPVTFGHHLMAYVEMFSRDRSRLNDARVRMNESPLGCAALAGTSFPIDREMTAAALGFDRPTANSLDGVADRDFAIEALADASICAMHLSRLAEEIVIWCSSQFDFIKLSDKFSTGSSIMPQKKNPDAAELVRAKTGRIYGALTSLLVMMKGLPLTYSKDMQEDKEQAFDALANLSLALAAMTGMMRDLEPNVKVLKKAAGSGYSTATDLADWCVRAVGMPFRDAHHVTGALVKMAVDKGVDLHRLTLAEMQSVEPNITDDVYSVLSVDKSVRSRVSYGGTSPVNVRKQARRWLKQLEREQKTEK, from the coding sequence ATGAGCAACCGCATGTGGGGGGGCCGTTTTGCGGAAGGGCCAGACGCAATCATGGAAGAGATCAACGCTTCCATTGATTTTGATCGCAAGCTCTACCGACAAGACATAGCCGGATCCAAGGCTCATGTTAGCATGTTGGCTGCACAGGGCATCGTTAGCGGAGAAGATGCCGAAAAGATAGCTCAGGGTCTAGACACAATTCTGTCAGAGATCGAAGGGGGGACGTTCACCTTCTCTCGTGCGCTAGAAGATATTCATATGAATATCGAATCGCGGCTTGCAGAATTGATCGGTCCGACCGCTGGTCGTCTTCATACAGCTCGGTCCCGTAACGATCAGGTTGCCACAGATTTCCGCCTTTGGGTACGCGACTCTTTGGACGATCTTGAAGGGCAGGTCACAGATCTGATGCTGGCGCTTGCAGAGAAAGCTGAGGAACATGCTGCGGTTGTGATGCCCGGCTTTACACATTTGCAAACGGCTCAGCCGGTGACATTTGGTCATCACCTGATGGCATATGTTGAAATGTTCTCTCGTGACCGCTCTCGTTTGAATGACGCACGCGTGCGTATGAATGAGAGCCCGCTTGGCTGTGCTGCGCTTGCTGGCACGTCTTTCCCGATTGACCGTGAGATGACAGCTGCTGCGCTTGGCTTTGACCGCCCGACCGCGAACTCTCTGGATGGTGTTGCGGATCGTGATTTTGCCATTGAGGCGCTGGCTGATGCATCCATCTGCGCGATGCACTTATCTCGCCTTGCCGAAGAAATCGTGATCTGGTGCTCCTCTCAGTTTGATTTCATCAAGCTTTCCGACAAATTTTCGACCGGCTCTTCCATCATGCCGCAGAAAAAGAACCCGGATGCTGCCGAGCTTGTTCGTGCGAAGACAGGTCGTATCTACGGTGCTCTAACCTCTCTTCTCGTGATGATGAAGGGCTTGCCGCTGACCTATTCCAAGGACATGCAGGAAGATAAAGAGCAGGCGTTTGATGCGCTGGCGAACCTTTCCCTCGCGCTTGCTGCGATGACCGGCATGATGCGCGATCTTGAGCCAAACGTGAAAGTGCTGAAGAAAGCTGCTGGTTCTGGTTACTCCACAGCGACGGATCTGGCTGACTGGTGTGTGCGTGCTGTTGGTATGCCTTTCCGTGATGCGCACCATGTGACTGGCGCACTTGTTAAGATGGCTGTCGACAAGGGTGTTGATCTTCACCGCCTGACGCTTGCTGAGATGCAAAGCGTTGAGCCGAACATCACAGATGATGTCTATAGCGTTCTTTCCGTTGATAAATCCGTCCGTAGTCGCGTTTCTTACGGCGGTACCAGCCCTGTGAATGTGCGCAAACAGGCGCGTCGTTGGCTGAAACAGCTGGAACGTGAACAGAAGACGGAAAAGTAA